The following proteins are co-located in the Macaca thibetana thibetana isolate TM-01 chromosome 6, ASM2454274v1, whole genome shotgun sequence genome:
- the GAPT gene encoding protein GAPT, translating into MLKSCGNNLVAISVGISLLLLLVVCGIGCVWHCKHHVATRFTLPRFLQRRSSRRKVCTKTFLGPHIVGLRHKISVETQDHKSAVKGNNIHKNYENVEAGPPKVKGKTDKELYENTQQSNFEEHIYGNETSSDYYNFQKPRPSEVPQDEDIYILPDSY; encoded by the coding sequence ATGTTGAAAAGCTGTGGAAATAATTTAGTGGCCATTTCTGTAGGAATTTCACTTCTTTTACTCTTAGTGGTTTGTGGAATTGGGTGTGTTTGGCACTGTAAACACCATGTTGCCACACGATTTACCTTACCGAGGTTTTtgcaaaggagaagcagcaggagaAAAGTCTGTACTAAAACATTCTTGGGCCCCCACATCGTTGGCTTAAGGCATAAAATCTCAGTTGAAACCCAAGACCACAAATCTGCTGTCAAGGGAAATAACATACacaaaaactatgaaaatgtggaagcaggtCCTCccaaagttaaaggaaaaaccGATAAGGAACTATATGAAAACACACAGCAGTCCAATTTCGAGGAGCATATCTATGGAAATGAGACATCTTCTGACTATTATAACTTCCAGAAGCCTCGTCCTTCTGAAGTTCCTCAAGATGAAGATATATACATTCTTCCAGATTCATATTAG